The following DNA comes from Magnolia sinica isolate HGM2019 chromosome 18, MsV1, whole genome shotgun sequence.
TTGAAATTAGGAgttttagatttcattttttttttttttttttcatgctcaAAGAACTACCATTGAATttagcattaaaaacttcatttGTAGTAAGAGTTAGGACTTGTATTTTGCTTCACAGGGAAGCATATGTGTGAAAATTTATGACATGGGATAAATAGTATAAAAAGGGTTTAAGCATGAGCTTATTGTATGAAGTGAAAGCGTAGGTCTAGTATAAAAAGGGCTTAAATTGTGTCCTGCTGCTGACTGGTTGAGGGTTAATGTTGATGGCTTTGACCTCAGCAACCCAGGcccatgggggggggggggtatggcTCTTTGCCTTTTCATCTGCTTATTGCTTTGGTTCTAACGGCAAGGTTGAAATCAGGGATATCTAGGACGGCTTAACCTGCTGCGTGGGCCTCGGTTTCTCCAAGATTGAGATTGTTAGTGACTCCAAATCTGTGGTTGACTCCCTCAACAACAAGGCCACCCCAGCTCCACCCCAGCTTGGTCTCTATGGTACTGGTATACGAGGATAAGGTCCCTTATGATTGGCAGGGATGTGATCATCTCCTGCTCCCCTAAGGAGTCAAATGTGGTGGCTGACGGTCTTGCTCGTAGAGATAGCAGTAGCCAGGCCCATTGTTTTTACCGATCCATGTCTGATCTCCCTCCTGTTATCAAAGGCTTAATTTTTCAAGATCATGTGGGATTAATTAGGTTACTTGAGGGAATCATAGAGGCTctcaaatttctttcttttttggttttttttttggtgggcctGTTTCCCCTTTATACTAATGGGCCTTGGTTTCTCCAAGATTGAGATTGTTAGCGACTCCAAATCTATGGTTGACTCCCTCAACAACAAGGCCACCCCAGCTTGGTCTATGTGGTACTGGTATATGAGGATAAGGTCTCTTATGATCGGCAAGGATGTGATCATCTCCCACTCCCCTAAGGAGTCAAATGCGGTGGCTGACGGTCTTGCTCGTAGAGGTAGCAGTAGCTAGGCCTATTGTTTTTATCGGTCCGTGTCTGATCTCCCTCCCGTTATCATAGGCTTAATTTTCCTGGATCGTGTGTGATTAATTAGGTTACTTGAGAGAATCATAGAGGCtctcaaatttttttcttttttggttttatttTCAGTGGCCCTGTTTCCCCTTTTTGCTAATAGGCCCTCCCGGGTCTTGTACAGTCCCTTCTTCTTGAATATAATAattcataattttaaaaaaatggtatgAAGTGAAAGCGTAGGCACTAATAGTTTGAGTGTGGGTTCATCCTTTGAATTATAAGACATGGAGATAAGGAAAGAAAGTAGCCAATGTGTGCATGGTGCATAGGTGTAAGTTAGACAAAACTCAACATTGAGCTTATACGTCGGGTGGGTACTGTATAAGGTTTAGTCCAACACTCAAAATCAAGTAGGTGATCTTActtttatttgaattaattgaTATAAATTAATGtaatatgttttaatttttagaatttaaaatataattaatcaattttgataaATTAGTTTATAATCTAGTTTTgtttcaaaaatttaaatttatttaatttttttattaaattattggTTTAAACTAGTTTtctaaataataattattttttaaaataaatttttaatttttaatttgatgtAATTCTTGAAACCTTATATTTATTGATTTAAATTGAGTTGGAAATTTTAAGTTTAAATCTTACTTATGTTATGAATGATAGAAATTTAGGATTTATATTGATTTAAGCGtagttttgaattttaaaatttacttGTTAAATCTAGATTgagattaaataaatttcataatttaaataaataaataaaaaatttcacctAAATTAAAGGATTAATTTtccaaatccctaattagtgGAAATTAATATTCTAACATTTCTAAATTTACAAAGTAAAATTATCATCGAGAATTAGGTTTTTAttgtttgaatttttagttttttgtaaaatttaatttattCTGAATTaaatttagtaaattaaattaTTGATAATGTTATGTGAAAATAGTGTTACTATAATGCTTCGATGTTTGACTTTTTAATCCATGGTAAAAGACATGTTTAATACTACTCACTCAAATTAAGAAATATAAGATATTGGTTCATGGCATGTGCATGTTTAATAATTATATTGTGAATTTACAAGTTTAAACTTGAATGTTGGTGCGCTGCCTAAGAAATGTCCCTAGAAGATATAAGTAGGCAGGGCAATTATATCTATTGGgtgaaaaattctaaaactaacaATTAGGGTGATCGTATCCCTTGGGTGGAAGACCCTTAAGTGAACAAGTACGGTGATCatatcccttgggtgaaagaccttaTAACCCATATGATTCTTTGAAATCTTCTTTGTGTACGACATATGAGTAAAATTATGTGCATAGATATATTTCAGAGTTACAACTGTAGCACTAGTCCAACAAGCTAATGTATATATGGATCATTCACTATAAGCTATCAGTGTGTGGGCGTCAATGCAACGTGGTCATTCACTTAGGTACGATATTGTAAGAGATGATCATGAGTATTGTTTATGAGAATTCATGGAAAGTATTACATTCATAACACATTTACGATTCTAGTACTTAAattcatgttattttattttatgtatttaaattttactctctttttttatttatagaaTTTTGACATAATCTGAACATTATAAATTTTTGATAAGAAATTATTCTACTGAGCTGTTATGCTCACCCTAATATAACAATCCACATGGGTAGAATTGAAATACTATAGGTAGGCAAGCATTTACCACATGTTTTTCCTTTTAAGCAatttaggtttagtttgaatttcaatttagtTTTACATCATATTTAGTTGAATTCTAAATTTCGATGtacaaaatttttttaatcaagagagttgaatttagtgaacattatattaataaatattattttaacagtatttttcttttaaatgtcTTTGCATATCAATTAAATTTGATTGAATGATGTGAATTGCAATGGATATATATCTATTAAAATTCATGAGCTTGGGATTTAGGTCCTAAATAACCCTATTAGAGTATTAGAATTTTGATGCTTGGTATTATTACTCTTATATTAACTCGTACACATGGGATAGAGTAATGCTATGGATTAAGTGTTAGGCAAGTAACACCTTAACGAGTGTTACCTTACtgtgtgaggcctaccatgatgaatgcactgtatatctacactattcattCTTTTTCCGGATCTTTTTTAAATGTTATCCTAAAACCtaagcagatccatatctcaggtggcccataccagTAGAAAGAgtagtgaatgactattaaaaactttttgtaggctacaaaagttttggatcaagcttttcttTGTATTTCCCCTCCATCTAGGTtgggttgaccttatcaatgggttggatggcaaataaacattaccgtgggccataagaagcttttaatggcaaTCATTCAATAACcacagtttcctttggtgtggtccacctgagatttggatctgcttaatttttggaaccgtATCCTGATTAAAATGGATTGGAAAAGCAAATGGACAGCTTAAGTACGACAAATAATCAAGGTAAGTCCCACAGTAAGTGTAACATCCACTAACGTGTTACCACGGTAACACCTTATCCGCTTCCAATGCCATGACCGTTTACTACACCACATCCCACTGGAAAGACACAAGCTACTTTGAGAGTGATTCCCCTACCCATACCTGCATCATTTTCAGGCGTGCGTACGTAGGTGCAGTGCAGTAAGAAACAGTGTGGTGTGGGGTCTACCTTAATACATGTATgaaaatcaatcccatccatcaatttctctgtctcacgttaggacatgagcccaaaaatcaagtccattcgagactcaagtgggccacaccaggggGAACAGTGCCATTGGGAtgctcatcattgaaatcttccAAAGCCGGAGTCAATGTTTAATATCCTTTGAAACCCATATTCATAATTTATTCTaggaaaatccaaacataaacctgtTCCAAAAACTTTGGAATCGTCCCTGTCCTTGCTGTTCCATGCAacgtggcccactttagttttgggtAGGCCTCATTTTTCTTGGCTCACGTCGCAAACGATGGAGGGCATGGATTTCACACGGTGATCGATCATTGTTCTAACTATACAGTGGTTTTGCCACACACTTCCTGCATGCATTGAACTTCTCATAGCTTTGAATGAGTCCAGATGGGGTGTACAATTAGCAAGGGGCATTGTCCATCTGCCAATGGGACCACAGATGACGTTGACAACTGTAAACAAGTCATTATCCAAATGATATCATACGATTCTGCCCTCGGCggatatatattttaaatctggaccgttcactCTCGAAAGACATTGTTGTAGGATCCTGGATCCAAAGATATGATGCacattaattattcttttatgttCATTTCATGATATAGATTATCAGTTTCGTATGACCCTACTTCAGTTAATCATCCCAAACAAAACATCTCATTGATAGAATAATTCTGACCTTTCATTTGGTGGTCTGAAAATATATGATGGAAGATAAATGCAGCAATGGTCCACATAGAGCTGAGAGGATGCCCAAGATATGCAACTAGAACCTTCCACTCCCTGAGACATTCTGGATGTGACCCTTCCATGGTTGCCTTAGGACAACCATCTGATCGTTGAATCATGGTCCCATTTATGTAGGATGCGTGGAACCCAAGTTGTGCGTACAATTGAGAAAAGGTTCGAAATAGGTGGTTTGGATGTCACGGATGGTGACACATTGTCCatgggtgatgggtgagatgTACTGAAAATGCTGATTTGACAAATTTCCGGTGTAGGGTAATGTACTGCACGTTTGGATGTGTGGGATGTTTTGGCAAATGTACTGCACTAGCCGTTTTGGCTAACAAAACCAAGTTGAAAGATAAGGTGGTGGAGGAATCAATCCATAGGAAGATGATCTCTATTGGATTTCTTCCtttgctttttctcttcttcGTTATTGCATTCCTCAGGCTAACATCCAAACGACACAAAAACCTCCCACCTGGGCCTCAGCCATGGCCAATCCTAGGCAACCTTCTACAGCTTGGAAACAATCCACATGTTACATCGACCCACTTGGCCCGAATCTACGGCCCACTAATCTCATTCTGGCTGGGAGCCAAGCTCCTCATCGTGGCATCCTCCCCGTCGGCTGCTGCCGACGTTCTCAAGACCCAAGACCGCCTTCTCTCTGCCCGTGACATCCCGCACACGTACCGCATCAAGGATTACATCTCATTCTCCCTGGGGTTCGCATCCCAGTGCAACGAGAGGTGGAAGGCGCTGCGGACCATCTGCAAGAACGAGCTCTTCACGACGAGGATGTTGGATGTTCAGACCCATTTGAGAGAGAAGAAAGTGTCGGAGGTGATTGGGTTTATATTCAGTAAAGAAGGAGAGGAGGTGAAGATCGGCGAAATGGCATTCGCTGCAGTTTTCAACACCATCGGCAATGTTATTTTCTCAAGAGATGTTCTACAGCTGGGGGATGATAGTAAGAATGTTGCTTCTGGGCTGAAGCATGAATTTTCGAGAATTCTCCAACTGGGGCTGGCGCCGAATCTGGCATATTTCTATCCAGTGCTCAGTTCCTTGGATATTCAGGGACAGAATCAGGAGGCGACGGTGTTCAACAAAATGATATTTGATATATGGGATGAGTTCATTCAAGAAAGGCGAGCGGCAGactatgatgatggtgatgtgaaGAGTGACTTCTTGGATGTTTTGCTATGTGCTGGATACGAAGATCTCCAGATTAAGGCCTTGATTTCGGTTTGTAATTCCTTATGATTCTTATACTGATCGGTCCAGTCCAGGCCAGCTGGCACAAAGGGAGAGGTGAGAGGACTCTGGCTCTCGCCACCCTAAAACATGGTTTTAAATGACTCGCGACTCAAATTGACTCGTTCCGTCCTGAATTGAGCCGTGTTTCGCCCAAGTCGGGGGTGACTCGGTGTTGAAACCGATCAGGCTATCTGGTATGGGCAGATACCCGGACTGTCCCACTAACCTGTGCTAGTTTTGGCTGTTCACATGGACAGTAAAACACATCGTTTCCACTTGTACTTTTATCAGTTTCTACCCATTGGCCTCCTTAAAAGAATCCTATGAATTCTTTTTTCTTGCCATAAGATactgacaatccttcttcatgtgcccagacATAATATTATTATAGTACTTTAACTTCCCTTTGCTTTTACTCTTGGATTTGGACCTTAATCGAAAAAATTCATTATCTCATTTAAAATTTTGCTCTCTCGTAACCAGTGCATCTGTAGAGGCATCTATGTTACCACTTTTCTTTTTCATCGCCTTTGACTGAAGGGTATAACGGTTT
Coding sequences within:
- the LOC131233454 gene encoding (S)-N-methylcoclaurine 3'-hydroxylase isozyme 1-like — encoded protein: MISIGFLPLLFLFFVIAFLRLTSKRHKNLPPGPQPWPILGNLLQLGNNPHVTSTHLARIYGPLISFWLGAKLLIVASSPSAAADVLKTQDRLLSARDIPHTYRIKDYISFSLGFASQCNERWKALRTICKNELFTTRMLDVQTHLREKKVSEVIGFIFSKEGEEVKIGEMAFAAVFNTIGNVIFSRDVLQLGDDSKNVASGLKHEFSRILQLGLAPNLAYFYPVLSSLDIQGQNQEATVFNKMIFDIWDEFIQERRAADYDDGDVKSDFLDVLLCAGYEDLQIKALISDMFIAGTDTTTTLIEWTMSELARNPKAMRRIHDELQMVVGAENVVKESHLNHLIYLHACIKESLRLHPPVRFYSHGKPSTHAMS